One window of the Cryptomeria japonica chromosome 7, Sugi_1.0, whole genome shotgun sequence genome contains the following:
- the LOC131855915 gene encoding nudix hydrolase 2-like: MAFPTNEVSATTNDVETVLNEICEVLKAHEDRYDGVIVDIENMQNDACRFAASLKASLSQWARQGKKAVWIKVPKEQAKLVPVAIEVGFGYHHAEPSYVMLVHWIPQTPPTIPDNASHQAGVAAFVFNEDGEVLVVQEKCGPYKDSGLWKMPTGRINQGEGIKEGAVREVQEETGINTEFVQVVGFRDGHNAPFGKSDLLFVCMLRSLSSNIVVQDTEISVAKWMAIEEFASQPKNQQSKLLKDMIGVCVANVNGQCEGFSGIGISSNSRKPSAFFCTALNSE, from the exons ATGGCATTCCCAACGAACGAGGTTTCGGCTACCACTAATGATGTTGAAACAGTTTTGAACGAAATATGTGAAGTGCTCAAAGCCCATGAAGACAGATATGATGGTGTAATTGTTGACATAGAGAATATGCAGAACGATGCTTGTCGTTTTGCAGCTTCACTGAAGGCATCACTTTCTCAATGGGCACGCCAG GGAAAGAAGGCGGTGTGGATTAAAGTTCCCAAGGAACAGGCGAAACTAGTACCCGTTGCGATTGAG GTGGGATTTGGGTACCACCACGCAGAGCCTTCATATGTGATGTTAGTGCATTGGATCCCTCAAACTCCCCCCACCATCCCTGATAATGCTTCACATCAAGCGGGAGTTGCAGCTTTTGTATTCAACGAGGACGGAGAG GTTCTAGTAGTTCAAGAAAAGTGTGGCCCTTACAAAGATTCCGGGTTGTGGAAGATGCCAACAGGAAGAATTAACCAG GGGGAAGGCATTAAGGAAGGGGCCGTAAGAGAAGTTCAGGAAGAAACAGGG ATTAATACAGAATTTGTACAAGTGGTTGGGTTCAG GGATGGTCACAATGCCCCTTTCGGAAAATCCGATCTGCTCTTCGTGTGTATGTTGAGATCTCTTTCTTCTAATATTGTTGTGCAAGATACCGAAATTTCAGTAGCCAAG TGGATGGCGATAGAAGAATTTGCATCTCAACCTAAAAATCAGCAAAGCAAACTCCTAAAAGATATGATCGGCGTGTGTGTTGCCAACGTCAACGGACAATGTGAAGGATTTTCAGGCATTGGGATATCGTCCAACTCGCGCAAACCCTCTGCTTTCTTCTGCACTGCCCTTAATTCTGAGTAA